The DNA segment TCAACAAACAGGCTTTCATTGGGCAAAACCAGATGTACTCTGGCCCGCTTCACCTCATTAAGTGAAGAAATTGTTCGGGCCAATTCTCCCTCCAGCGCACGCTGATAATTAACACGCTGGACAAAATCGGTGGCTCCAATATTGTTTTTATCAAAAATCTCGTAACCAATGCCCCCCTGGGCCGGCAGACCCTGATTGGCCAGCGAAATGCGCTCTTCGTAGACCTTGTTGCGAGGGACTAAAATGGTCGTCCCCCCGGATTCCAATTTGAACGGAACCTTGTCGGCTTTCAGTTTTTCAACAATGGTTCCGGCTTCCTGAGGATCCAATTGTGAAAACAGTACCTGATAATCTTTCCTGGATGAAAATAACACGACCAGAGTCAGTAAAATCAGGGTTCCGAACGCGGTTCCGACGATGACAAATCGTTTGCTTTTATCAAACTTCAAAAAGGTTTCTTTAACCTGTGAATAAAGTACTCTTAGTTGATTACCCATTGGCCTTTAACGTCCTCCTCACACTTGTGTCCGCATCACTTCACGATAGGCATCAAGAATTTTATTTCGGATTTGCATCATTAATTCAAAGCTTGTAGAAGCCTTTTCAACGGCAACCATGACATCGTGGACATCGTTAATTTCGCCCGCCGCTAATTTATTAATGGATTCTCCGGCATCCAGCTGAAGTTTATTAACTTCATCAATAAAGCCTTTCAGGGTGTTGTCGAAACTTTCCCCTTCCGGTTTTTGAAAGGTTGTCTTCTGAATTCCGTCACCGGGTATCACGCCGCCGGGTAATGACTGTATCTTTTGAAGCATGTGCACCTCATCCTTTTAAATCGAGTTTTTGACCCAGATAGGCCGGATTCATTTTCACACGTCCCCCTCGGGAATAGCCTACATCCTGCTGAGAATGGGCCTTAAATTTTGAATGAATTTCAACTTTTTCCTTTGCCGTCAGAATTTTCTCTGCCTGGGCACTGAATAGTTTTGCAGCCGTTCCCTGTGATTTTTCGGCGGGAGGTTTCTTTGGATTCTTGCCCAAGCCGGTTTTTGGCACGTCCTTTGGGACAACACGGCCGCTTTTTTGAATCTTTGGATTTTGATACAACGGTGCATTTGAGATTGCATTCAATTTCATAGCATCCCTCTCTAAATTTCAAGTGCCTTTTTGGCCATGGTTTTTGCAGATTCGATTGCCATGGCGTTGGCTTCGTATGCCCGGGAAGCCGTGATCATGTCCACCATTTCCACAACAATATTGATATTGGGATAGCGCACATAACCACTGGCATCGGCATCCGGATGGTCTGGATCATACACCAAACGATACGGATTCTTTTTTTGAACGGTTTGTTCTGAGGCCACGCCCGAGGCGGGATCTGTGTTATTAACCGGATCTAAGACAGTGTTGATGTGCAACGGATTCGTGGTCACAAGCCGGTCGTCCCGCACCGCAAGCACGTCACTAAAGGGAAGCGATTCTTTCGCCTCTTTCGTAACCACAATTTTTCGCTGATAGGGCTGCCCATTCTCGGTGCGAGTGGTTTCAACATTGGCGATATTGCTGGCGATCGCATTCAATTTTCGCCGCTGTGCCGACATCCCGGACGCACTGATGTCAATGGAAGCAAACAAGGGAGCAATTTTCATCGGTCCCCTCCTTTACCGTGTTCGTTCATTGATGGCTTCTTTTATGCGATTGAACTGAATGGAAATCAATTTTGCGGAAAAGGCGTAATAAAGCTGATTTTTCGCCAGACTCGATATTTCCTGGTCCACATCCACATTGTTCACACCACTGGCCTTTGTGCGTGTCTTGTCCACTATGACTTTGGGTTGAACATTATTAAGATCCGTCCTCCCGATTTGGATGTGTTTCGGATTCGTTACCACCCCGGATAATTTTTCGGGATCCAGGGCCTTTTGAAGCTCAGACTCAAAAACAACCTCTTTGCGGCGGTAGTTCGGCGTTTCAATATTTGCCAGATTACTGGCAATGGTTGTCTGACGCAACGACGCCGCATCCAGTGAGCGCTTTAAAACGGGAACGTGAATACGTGAAAATAAGCTTTTCAAAATCATCAAGGTACTCCTATTTTTCAGAGTACCCTTAGAGCAAGGGACGTGCCAAACAAAACAGGTCATCCATGTCGATTTTATCGGATTGTTTTTTATGGAGATAAATTTGGATTCAGAATAGACTTGTTTTAAAGGGGACAATAAAAAGGGAAATTCTTACCTATCGGCAGGCAGTGTTTTCCCCGCCGGAGGAAAACACGCAAATGAATTTGGGTGATGGGTCAAAAAAACGCAGACCCGCTTTTTGCACAATCGGGCTGTATCAAACACCCAACAAGAAGATCCTGAGGCCTATTTTTCAAACAGCCCCGCCCTTCACCGCACAACGGCAATCTTGGTCAGCATAAACACACCGCCGCCGGAAATAACAGCCAGATAAACGCCTGAAGGCAAAAGGCTTCCCGAAGATG comes from the Calditrichota bacterium genome and includes:
- the flgB gene encoding flagellar basal body rod protein FlgB yields the protein MILKSLFSRIHVPVLKRSLDAASLRQTTIASNLANIETPNYRRKEVVFESELQKALDPEKLSGVVTNPKHIQIGRTDLNNVQPKVIVDKTRTKASGVNNVDVDQEISSLAKNQLYYAFSAKLISIQFNRIKEAINERTR
- the fliE gene encoding flagellar hook-basal body complex protein FliE, which produces MLQKIQSLPGGVIPGDGIQKTTFQKPEGESFDNTLKGFIDEVNKLQLDAGESINKLAAGEINDVHDVMVAVEKASTSFELMMQIRNKILDAYREVMRTQV
- the flgC gene encoding flagellar basal body rod protein FlgC, which gives rise to MKIAPLFASIDISASGMSAQRRKLNAIASNIANVETTRTENGQPYQRKIVVTKEAKESLPFSDVLAVRDDRLVTTNPLHINTVLDPVNNTDPASGVASEQTVQKKNPYRLVYDPDHPDADASGYVRYPNINIVVEMVDMITASRAYEANAMAIESAKTMAKKALEI